The following coding sequences are from one Shewanella violacea DSS12 window:
- the mnmC gene encoding FAD-dependent 5-carboxymethylaminomethyl-2-thiouridine(34) oxidoreductase MnmC gives MPKVRRRVNSLTQEREEKMVNNHNCSHFDSFHEQIAKMYPDKKKLSLGQIGLCDAQQLLSVILLQQKSLPDTRLYVKIFESDCSAVERINLQLAALQTQNQECEELAHADLSFGSGSYLDMQAAIKQLLDTKLVAIPGCQRLILNQGRCLIDLYLGDIHSSLTNILAPADPASYLHAWFHTSDQQSLDEQVLWQMAKVSSNTALLSSSYISQQQANLAQIAGFTLTDLTSADFLSTGSLLEASAPEKTDLPPVSAKLNNEISQQERRALRQAQANEFQHYPQLPAKEGTIAVIGGGIASTHLALSLAERNKTVQIFCQDAGFSQQASGNKQGAIYPLLTPDNGTLSQYFQQGLLFSRRRLTSLVDEGFNIANQLCGVLHTGHDERSRGRINRIISAQAWPKEIAHRVSAPEATSLASIDIDQEGVFYPLGGWISPPEFTQAAFDKAAKIADVSALFNANITRIEQNEGQWYLYQDSCSGSGSENDSDNEVKHGPFSTLVLANGHGLTQFEQSKLLPATGFRGQVSHIPARNELAKLTTVLCSHGYLTPSNDQLHCTGASYVKNPQDLDYCPNEQLDNLKKMQHSFEGKTWVDDIDITGHSARVGVRMVTRDHAPMLGCAPDTDLMLENYKQHQHTKASIQFWKNNPAPIHHGLFILGGLGSRGITTGPLAAEALAAQLCGEIIPLDMATLALLNPNRMWMRKLIKGKAL, from the coding sequence ATGCCTAAAGTGAGACGCAGAGTAAATTCCTTGACCCAAGAACGTGAAGAAAAGATGGTAAATAACCATAATTGTAGTCATTTCGACTCATTTCATGAGCAAATAGCGAAAATGTATCCAGATAAAAAAAAGTTATCTTTAGGACAAATTGGACTCTGTGATGCGCAGCAACTGCTATCTGTCATCTTATTGCAACAAAAGTCCCTTCCAGATACTCGCTTATATGTGAAAATTTTCGAATCTGATTGCTCAGCGGTTGAGCGCATAAATCTGCAACTTGCCGCGCTGCAAACTCAGAACCAGGAGTGTGAAGAACTGGCCCATGCCGATTTAAGCTTTGGCTCTGGCTCATATTTAGATATGCAAGCTGCAATTAAGCAGCTCCTAGATACTAAGCTAGTGGCGATACCGGGCTGCCAGAGATTGATTTTAAATCAAGGCCGTTGCCTTATCGACCTGTATCTCGGTGATATACACTCAAGTTTAACTAATATCCTAGCACCTGCAGATCCGGCCTCTTATCTCCATGCCTGGTTCCATACTTCAGATCAGCAATCCTTAGATGAGCAAGTATTATGGCAGATGGCAAAAGTCAGCAGTAACACCGCCTTACTATCCAGCTCGTACATAAGCCAGCAACAGGCTAACTTGGCCCAAATAGCGGGCTTTACACTGACGGACCTAACTTCTGCTGACTTTTTATCAACAGGCTCTTTATTAGAAGCTAGTGCGCCTGAAAAAACTGACCTCCCTCCAGTATCGGCTAAGTTAAATAACGAGATATCCCAGCAAGAACGCCGGGCATTGAGGCAAGCTCAGGCCAATGAGTTTCAGCATTATCCTCAGCTACCAGCAAAAGAGGGCACGATTGCAGTGATAGGTGGCGGTATTGCCAGTACTCATCTTGCACTATCCCTTGCTGAGCGAAATAAGACAGTGCAGATTTTTTGCCAGGATGCAGGCTTTAGCCAACAAGCGTCAGGCAACAAGCAAGGCGCTATTTATCCCTTGCTGACACCGGATAATGGCACCCTAAGTCAGTATTTCCAGCAAGGTTTACTGTTTAGCCGCAGACGATTAACCAGCTTAGTCGATGAAGGCTTCAACATAGCCAATCAACTGTGTGGTGTCTTGCATACTGGCCACGATGAACGCAGCCGTGGCAGAATCAACCGAATAATCTCGGCTCAAGCCTGGCCAAAAGAGATAGCTCACCGGGTATCTGCACCAGAAGCTACCAGTCTTGCCAGCATAGATATAGACCAAGAAGGCGTATTTTATCCATTAGGTGGCTGGATAAGTCCACCGGAATTTACCCAAGCCGCTTTCGATAAGGCCGCAAAAATCGCCGATGTTAGTGCCTTATTTAACGCTAACATCACACGTATCGAGCAAAACGAAGGTCAGTGGTATCTGTATCAGGACTCATGTTCTGGTTCGGGTTCAGAGAATGACTCTGATAATGAAGTTAAGCATGGCCCTTTCAGTACTTTAGTGCTGGCTAATGGCCATGGATTAACTCAGTTCGAACAGAGTAAACTCCTGCCAGCAACTGGATTCAGGGGGCAAGTCAGTCATATTCCTGCCCGTAATGAGCTGGCAAAGCTCACTACGGTTCTTTGCTCCCACGGCTACCTGACCCCAAGTAATGACCAGCTTCATTGCACAGGTGCGAGTTATGTCAAGAATCCCCAAGACCTGGACTATTGCCCCAATGAGCAGCTTGATAACCTTAAAAAGATGCAACATAGCTTCGAAGGCAAGACATGGGTCGACGATATAGATATCACAGGACACAGTGCCAGAGTCGGTGTGCGTATGGTCACTCGGGATCATGCGCCTATGCTGGGCTGCGCCCCGGATACTGATTTAATGCTAGAAAACTATAAGCAGCATCAACATACTAAGGCCAGTATCCAGTTTTGGAAGAATAATCCGGCCCCGATTCATCATGGCCTGTTTATTTTAGGTGGTTTGGGTTCGAGGGGGATAACCACGGGACCTCTGGCAGCCGAAGCGCTAGCCGCTCAGCTCTGTGGAGAGATCATACCACTGGACATGGCTACGTTAGCCTTACTTAACCCTAATCGGATGTGGATGCGTAAGCTAATTAAAGGCAAGGCACTTTAA